The window GGCGGTTACCCTGGCGCTATTGCTGTATACTTACCTGCCGCCGCTCGATGTCGTGTACGTACGGGGGATGTTCGACCGCGGCGAGAACCCTGCGTGCTATTACTGCCTGCGGCTTACCCGCCAGGCGGCGTTCGATATCGTCGAGGCGGCCAGCGGCGTTGAGGCATTCCGGCAATTGGAGGCGCGGTTCGCGATCGGTCAAAACGGCATTTTCGACCCGGTTGAAGAACAGTTGCTCCCCGATTGGTGGGAGGCTTCCCCGCGCGAAGGGGTGCTGACGGCAAAGCTAACAATACCGTCGAAGTTTTAGCAAGGCTGCTCGCAAGCTCTACAGCCTCGGCCGGCCCCATGGAATGGGCCGGTTTTCTCATGGCTTGACTTTGCCCGCGGGCGGGCGGCCTGGTATAATAGAGGTGCTTATCACTTTTAAGGAGCTGAAGACGCTGAAAGTACTGTTCTGGGATATCGACGGCACCCTCCTCCGCACGGCCAAGGCCGGCCTGTTCGCTTTCCGGCAGGCGACCGAGGACCTTTACGCCGCCAGCCCCGATTTCAACACAGTTAAAACGGCCGGCATGACCGACTGCCATATCGCCGCCCAGATCATCGCCCTGGCGAGCGGGCGGGAGCCCCGGCCGGGGGAGACCGAGGCGCTGGTGGAGCGGTATATAGCGTTGCTGCCCGAGCATCTTGAGGCCCGCCGGGGGTTCGTCATCCCGCCGGTGGCCGACATACTGGAGTATCTCGCCGGCGAACCGGGCTATGTGTCGCTGCTGCTGACCGGCAACACGTCGGCCGGCGCCCGCGCCAAACTGACAAGCTACGCCATCGCCCATTATTTCGATTTTGCGGCGAGCGCGTTCGGCGACGACTGCCTGAGCCGCTCGGACATCGCCGCCCGGGCGCTGGCGAGCGCGCGGCAGCGCTACCCGGCGGTGCCGCCTGAGGATATATTCGTGATCGGCGACACGCCGAACGATATCAGCTGCGGCAAGGCGATTGGCGCCCGTACGGTGGCGGTGGCCACCGGCACGTACACGGCGGCCGAGCTGGCGGCCCACTCGCCCTGGTGGGCGGTGGAACAGCTGCCCGCCCCGGCCGATTTCGCGGCGAAACTGGCGGAGAAATGAAAAAACCTCCCGGACAAAAGTCCGGGAGGTTTTGTGTGTGCCGTATCTCCGAATTGCCGGGACCGTTTAGAAGGTCCCAGATGCAAGGCGCACCGGAAAAGCGCGCCGCGCCGCGTACTCGGACGTACGCAAGCAAGCGCTTTGAGGAGCAACGCCGCAGATGGGGCCTTATCAACGGTCCCCCTGTACACTGCCTGAGGATTTATTCGCCGGCCAGCTTCAGGCCGTACAGGGCGGCCTCGTCGTCGGGGTTTATCCTTATCGCCGCCCGGAAGGCTTGCGCGGCTTCGGCCGGGAGGTCGACCTTGAGGTTGTGGTAGCCGTCCTTCATATGGTTGGCGTAGTGGTCGAGCAGCTTCCCCTCGGCGTCGCAGTAATAGCCGAACGACCTGACGATATTTAGCCGCGGATAATAAACGCCCACCCCGGACGCCACCCACCGCCCGCTCTTATCGATGAACCCTTTCCTGTCGCCGTCTTCCGCCCGCACTATGCCGTTTTCAAACCAATGGGCAGCGTAAGAGAACCGCGGCGTGATCGCCAGCTCACCCTTGGTATTGATAAATCCTTGCTTTCCGGCTGTCGATACCCAGGCCATCCCTTCGGCGAAATTAACGCCATTATCAAACCTGGGCGTGTCAAGCAGGCGGCCGGTGCTGTCAAGGTACCCATACTCGCCCTTGCCGTCCTTAAAAAAGCGCCAGATGACTAGAAACGGCTCGCCCTTGATATCAGGGTACCCGGCCGAAACGAACTGCGGCTCCACAACCATCCGCCCCGTATTATCAATGAACCCTACCAACCCATCCGCGGTCCAGACCGCCGCCAGCCCTCCCCAAAAGCGCAGAGCGTTCTTATATTGCGGCTCAATGACCATTCGGCCGGTACGGTCGACGAAGCCCCACTTGCCGTCCACCATCACCGCCGCCAGTCCCTCGGAGAAAGAACGGTTCGACTCCAGATCGAACTGCGGCGGAATAACAAAATTGCCGAGCGTGTCGATAAAGCCTTTTTTATCACCCACTCTCACCAGCGCCAGGCCTTCGCTGAAGGACCGCTCCCCGTCGAACTGCGGCTCGACGGCCACCCGCCCGCCGGCGCTCACGAAGCCGAACTTGCCGTTCTCTTCGACGACGGCCATACCTTCGACCATGCGGTCGATCTCAACAAAACGAGGCTCGGTCACCATCGTTCCCGTCTGGTCGATTATGCCAATCTTGCCGTTTAACACTACCCGGTAAAGATTATCGCTGAAGTTGTAGGCATTTTCGTAGCGGGGCTGAATAACAACCTGCCCCGCCCGATCCGCAAATCCCCATTTACCGTCGAGCTTAACGGCCAGGTATGAATCGTTTTTCTCCAGCTCCGCAGCATCGTTGGGCTCCATCTTAATCGCTTCGAACCGCGGCGGAATAAGCCATCTGCCGGTGGCGATCTCGATCAGGCCTGTCCGTTCCCCCTGCGGCAGCCGGACAGTGAACGTGCGGGCGTCGTTGTAATTGTAGCGGGAGCTTTCTCCGCGCGCGGACGGGCATGTCGCCCCCATCAGCAGTACCGCCATCAGGCCGCATAGTAACCTTTTCATCGGCTATCCCCTCCCAATTCGTATGCGGTAAGTCCTCTTACGGCATATTATACCATATATTGGAATTATTTGTCACTTTCCGCTGTCGAATTCCCCGCCAAGCTGACGGAGAAATGAAAAAACCTCCCGGACTTTTGTCCGGGAGGTTTTTTGTGTGCCGTATCTTCGAATCGCCGGGACCGTTCAGAAGGTCCCAGATGCAAGACGCACCGCAGGCTGACACCACCGTTTCCTCCGCGACATTGTTTAGATACGTTGTTTGCACAGGATTGGTATAACAGCATCGCGCGTACACGAACGTACGCTGAGGATGGCAGCCGAGGAGCAACGCCGCAGATGGGGCCTTATCAACGGTCCCCCTGTACGCTGGCAGAAGACTTAAGGGCGGGGATGGCGTAGCGGGCGACTATGGCCGCCAATATAATCGCGCCGCCGGCGAGCGACCACGGGCCTGGCATTTCGCCGAGGAGGAGGAAGACCCAGATGGGGTTTAAGATGGGCTCGATCATGGTGATGATGGTGGCCTCTAACGCGGTGACGTGCTTGATGGCGACGGAGTAGAGGACGTAGGAGAGGCCGAGCTGGAAGCAGCCGAGGAGGACGATGGCCCCCCAGCCGGCAAGGCTGGGACCGCCATCGAGCATGAAGGGGATGCCGCCGACGAAGGCGAGGATGTTGCCGAGCAGGACGGAGCCGAAGGGGGAGCCGTCTTTTTGTTTGCGCATCGCCAGGGCCATGACGGTCATGCTCATGCCGCTGGCGACGGCCAGCAGGTTGCCGAGCAGGTGGCCGGCCTCCATCTGGTCCTGGAAGAAGAGGATCATGCCGCCGAAGACGAGGCCGATGGTGAGCCAGTCGAGGGCGGTGGTTTTCTCCTTGAGGAACCAGGCGCCGAAGAGGGCCACCCAGATGGGGGCGGTGTACTGGAGGACAATGGCGTTGGCGGCGGTGGTGAGCTTGGTGGCGCTGACGAACATCATGACGGTGGCTACGTAGCCTAAAGCGCCCAGGACCTGCACTTTGCTGATGTTGAGCGGCTGGCCGCGGAAGGCCAGGCGGATGACGATGGCGGCGATGAGGCTGCGCGCGCCGGAGATGGCCAGCGGGTGCCAGTCGACCGATTTGATGAGGAGGCCGCCGCTGCTCCAGAGGACGGCGGTGATGACGAGCAGGATGAGGGCGCGAAAGTGCTCCGATTTGCCGGAGCCTGCGAGCAGGTTCACTTGTGGTCTTCCTTTCCGGCGCGGCCGGTTTGTAGTGTTAGACGATTTTGGCCGCTTTGAGGGCGGCGATTTTGTCGGCGGAGTAGCCGAGCTCGGCAAGGACTTCGTCGGTGTGCTGGCCGAGGACGGGCGCCGGCCGCTCGATGGTGTCGGCCGAGGCCGACATTTTGACGGGGTTGCCGGGGATGGTGATCGTGCCGGCCACCGGGTGGTCGACGGCAACCATCATGTTGCGCGCCCTGATGTGCGGGTCGTTCACTACCTGGTCGATGGAAAAGACCGGCGAGCCGGGCACGTTGTTGCCCCCGAGGACGGCGAGCAGTTTTTCGACGGTGAATTGGCGCGACCATTTGTTGATGATATCGGTTAGGGTGTCGATGTTCTCGACGCGTTTGGCGTTGACGGCGAACCGTTCGTCGGTGATGAGGTCTTCCCGCCCCATGGCTTTGCAGAGCCGCTGCCAGGTGGCTTCGTTGGCGCAGGCGATGAAGGCGTAGCCGTCGCTGGCCGGGAAGACGTCGTAGGGCGCGACGGTGGCGTGGGCGCTGCCGTTGCGGGTGGGCACCACGCCGCCGATGGTGTTGCGGACGATGGCGTTTTCGAGGATGGCGGCGATGCAGTCCTGCATGGAGATGTCGATCCGCTGGCCGCGGCCGGTGCGTTCGCGCTGGTAGAGGGCGGCAAGGATGCCGATGGTGGCGAAGTTGCCGGCGTTGATGTCGCCGAGGGCGGTGCCGACGCGGGTGGGCGCGCCGCCTTTGGGGCCGGTGATGCTCATGAGGCCGCCGGTGGCCTGGGCGATGGCGTCGAAGGCGAAGCGTTCGGAGTAGGGGCCGTATTGGCCGAAGCCGGTAATGGAGGCGTATATGAGGCGCGGATTGACGGCGGCGAGGTCTTCGTAGCCCAGACCCCAGCCGGCCATGGTTCCCTTGGCGAAGTTCTCGAGGAGGACGTCGGCCCACTGGGCGAGGTCTTTGAGGACCGCCTGCCCTTCCGGCCGGCGGAGGTCGAGGGTGATGCCGCGCTTGTTGCGGTTCAGGGTCATGTAGTAGCCGCTTTCGCCGTTGGCGAACGGCCCGAATAGCCTGGAGTCGTCTCCTTTGCCGGGAACCTCGACTTTTATGACGTCGGCTCCCAGGTCAGCCAGCACCATTGTGCTGTAAGGTCCGGTCAGAACCCGCGATACGTCGAGCAGTTTGAGTCCGGCCAGCGCCTTTGTCAAGTATTCATTCCCCCCACATTTATCTAAATATTTAAGATATATGTCCATTATTATAACCGTTCGGGCCGCTCTTGGCAATCGGCGGCCGCAGAACGGGCCCCTGCTTCGGAGGACGGGAAAAGCCTTCGCGTGACGCGAAGGCTTTTGTTTTTGGCGGCGATAAAGCGATTAAAAGGCGGCGAGGTCTTCGTCGCGGGGGTCGCACAGAAACATGTGGCCGGGGGCGTGGGTGATCATGATTTCAGGCTTGGCGGTCATGGCCACCGCCTGGGGGGTGACGCCGCAGGCCCAGAATACGGGCACTTCGCCGTCGCGGATTTCGACGCTGTCGCCGAAGTCGGGACGACCAAGGTCGCGGATGCCGATGACGGCGGGATCGCCGATGTGGATGGGGGCGCCGTGGACGGCGGGGAAGCGCGAGGTGACCTGGACGGCTTTGACGACTTTGTCGTGGGGTACCGGCCGCATGCTTACGACCATGTTGCCGTGGAATTTGCCGGCCGGGCGGCAGGGGATGCCGGTGATGTACATGGGGACGTTGCAGCAGGCTTCGATGTGGCGGACGGGGACATTGGCGGCGAGGAGGGCGGTTTCGAAGGTGAAGCTGCAGCCGAGCAGGAAGGCGACGAGGTCGTCGCGCCAGTACTTCTCTAGATTTACGACTTCGTCGACCATGACGCCGGCTTTGTAGATGCGGTATTTGGGCGCGTCGTAGCGCAGGTCGGCGCCGGGGGCCATGAGCTTGGGCTCGGGCGAGCCGGGGTCGGTGACGTCGAGGACGGGACAGGGTTTGGGGTTGCGCTGGGCAAACAGCAGGAAATCGTAGGCGAGGTCTTTGGGGACGATGGCCAGGTTGGCCTGTACGTGCCCCTTGGCCATGCCGGCGGTCGGCCGGGCGAGCTCGCCCTTGCGCATGAGCTGACGGAGGGCGGCAGGGGTCATTGACGCGAAATCCATTTCATCCACCTCGATTCGCGGATTTGTTCACAGTCGGGCTTCTCCGTGGAGGACGGTTTCCCTAAGAAGGGTGACGAAGGCAAGGTGGGCGTGAACGCCGCAGCCGTCCGCGCCGGGGTATACCCCGCCGCCGATGGGGTCGTGGAAGCCGGCGGCGGCGGTTGCCTCAAGCACCTTTTTCTCGCGCACGGCATCAGGGCCGGCGGCGGGCACACCGGTACGCAGGCCGAGGAGGGCGGCGAGAGCGTAGCCGCCCCAGTTGGAGATGGCGGCGGCGACGAGGACGTCGACCGCTGTTGCGGGCGCTATGCCGCCGCCGCAGGGGCACTGGCACTTGGCGCCGTAAGGCACCTGGACCCTTACGGCGGCGGCGATGTTGGCCATGCCGATCTCGTTGCCGCCGTCGCCGATGCCGATGGTGGCGATGCCCCGCCGGCCGGCGGCGCGGAAGAGGTAGTCCAGTTTGGCCATGCCGGCGCCGGTGTCTTCGCCGTTCATGTTGTGGACGACGCCGGCGGCGTTCATGCCGCCGCGCTCGATGGCGATGCAGGCGGCGGGTCTGAGGTCGTCGAGCAGCCGCTCGGCGGCCGACTCAGCCTCGCCGGCGGCGACGGGGAAAGGCAGTACGGCGATGGTGAGCAGCTTGTCCCTGGCGACTGAGTGGCCGATCTCTTCAGGGGCGACGCAATGGAAGCCGGCGGCGCGGGCGACGATTTTGACGCCCTCCACCAGGCAGGCGTCGGTGACGATGACAGGGGCGGCCTTGACGGCCAGCCGCAGGGCGCGGGCGAGGGCGACCGCTCCTGGCGGTCCGTCCGATTCGCCGCAGTCGGGGGCAACGACAGGCTGGTCGACCCAGCCGGTGGCGATGACGACGGTGTCGCCCGGCTGTACGCGCTGGAGGAGGAGGTCGGTGGCCGCCATGGTGAGGGGCTTGCCGGTCTTCTCGCGGGCGGCGCCGTAGAGTTTGGCGATGATGCCCCGCGCCGGGACGTCCAGGCTGATCAGGCGGTCCAAGGTTTCGGCGATCTGCTGAATTTTCGGATCCATTTCTTTTCCTCTTTTCCCTTCCTGCGGCAAGGCTCGTCCATGTTCGCGCACGAACGACATTTCCCGGGAAATTTCGCGCACCGCGCACTTCATTTATTCCACAAAAAAAGGCTTGGCCTCAGCCTTGCCTCGAGTGCTCGCGGAGAACCGGGCTGCGGCCCGCCGGCCCTGCCGGTCGAAACCGGGGATGGCGGGGCGGGTCATATGCTGTCAGGATGCGGCGGTAATATTTATGTGTTTATGATACCAGCCGCCACCGGACCTGTCAACGTCCGGGCCGCCGCCTGGCGACCCGGACGGCGGCCCGGTCAGAGGACGATGCGGATGTTGTTGTCGCGCAGCCAGGTGTCGATCTGGAGGAGGTAGGCCATGAGCTGCGGCCCGCCCATGAGTTGGCCGAACCACGGGTGGGGCGAACCGGCGGCGGCCGACTGTGCGAAGGCGCGGACCGAGGCGATGTCGATAAGCGGCAGCAGGGGCGAGGCGGGGTCGGCGAGGACGGCGAGGAGGCGGTCTTTGACGGCGGCAACGAACGAGGGGTTGTGGGTTTTCGGGTAGGGGCTCTTGCGGCGCCACAAAACGTCGTCAGGCAACACGCCGTCGAGGGCGTGGCGGAGCAGCCCTTTCTCGCGGTTCTGGTAGTTCTTCATCGCCCAGGGGATGTTCCAGGCGTATTCGACCAGCCGGTGGTCGCAGAAGGGCACCCGGAGTTCGAGTCCAAAGGCCATGCTCATGCGGTCTTTGCGGTCG of the Sporomusaceae bacterium genome contains:
- a CDS encoding haloacid dehalogenase-like hydrolase — translated: MLITFKELKTLKVLFWDIDGTLLRTAKAGLFAFRQATEDLYAASPDFNTVKTAGMTDCHIAAQIIALASGREPRPGETEALVERYIALLPEHLEARRGFVIPPVADILEYLAGEPGYVSLLLTGNTSAGARAKLTSYAIAHYFDFAASAFGDDCLSRSDIAARALASARQRYPAVPPEDIFVIGDTPNDISCGKAIGARTVAVATGTYTAAELAAHSPWWAVEQLPAPADFAAKLAEK
- a CDS encoding WG repeat-containing protein, whose product is MKRLLCGLMAVLLMGATCPSARGESSRYNYNDARTFTVRLPQGERTGLIEIATGRWLIPPRFEAIKMEPNDAAELEKNDSYLAVKLDGKWGFADRAGQVVIQPRYENAYNFSDNLYRVVLNGKIGIIDQTGTMVTEPRFVEIDRMVEGMAVVEENGKFGFVSAGGRVAVEPQFDGERSFSEGLALVRVGDKKGFIDTLGNFVIPPQFDLESNRSFSEGLAAVMVDGKWGFVDRTGRMVIEPQYKNALRFWGGLAAVWTADGLVGFIDNTGRMVVEPQFVSAGYPDIKGEPFLVIWRFFKDGKGEYGYLDSTGRLLDTPRFDNGVNFAEGMAWVSTAGKQGFINTKGELAITPRFSYAAHWFENGIVRAEDGDRKGFIDKSGRWVASGVGVYYPRLNIVRSFGYYCDAEGKLLDHYANHMKDGYHNLKVDLPAEAAQAFRAAIRINPDDEAALYGLKLAGE
- a CDS encoding EamA family transporter; the encoded protein is MNLLAGSGKSEHFRALILLVITAVLWSSGGLLIKSVDWHPLAISGARSLIAAIVIRLAFRGQPLNISKVQVLGALGYVATVMMFVSATKLTTAANAIVLQYTAPIWVALFGAWFLKEKTTALDWLTIGLVFGGMILFFQDQMEAGHLLGNLLAVASGMSMTVMALAMRKQKDGSPFGSVLLGNILAFVGGIPFMLDGGPSLAGWGAIVLLGCFQLGLSYVLYSVAIKHVTALEATIITMIEPILNPIWVFLLLGEMPGPWSLAGGAIILAAIVARYAIPALKSSASVQGDR
- a CDS encoding CaiB/BaiF CoA-transferase family protein, with the protein product MTKALAGLKLLDVSRVLTGPYSTMVLADLGADVIKVEVPGKGDDSRLFGPFANGESGYYMTLNRNKRGITLDLRRPEGQAVLKDLAQWADVLLENFAKGTMAGWGLGYEDLAAVNPRLIYASITGFGQYGPYSERFAFDAIAQATGGLMSITGPKGGAPTRVGTALGDINAGNFATIGILAALYQRERTGRGQRIDISMQDCIAAILENAIVRNTIGGVVPTRNGSAHATVAPYDVFPASDGYAFIACANEATWQRLCKAMGREDLITDERFAVNAKRVENIDTLTDIINKWSRQFTVEKLLAVLGGNNVPGSPVFSIDQVVNDPHIRARNMMVAVDHPVAGTITIPGNPVKMSASADTIERPAPVLGQHTDEVLAELGYSADKIAALKAAKIV
- a CDS encoding putative hydro-lyase, with protein sequence MDFASMTPAALRQLMRKGELARPTAGMAKGHVQANLAIVPKDLAYDFLLFAQRNPKPCPVLDVTDPGSPEPKLMAPGADLRYDAPKYRIYKAGVMVDEVVNLEKYWRDDLVAFLLGCSFTFETALLAANVPVRHIEACCNVPMYITGIPCRPAGKFHGNMVVSMRPVPHDKVVKAVQVTSRFPAVHGAPIHIGDPAVIGIRDLGRPDFGDSVEIRDGEVPVFWACGVTPQAVAMTAKPEIMITHAPGHMFLCDPRDEDLAAF
- a CDS encoding DUF4392 domain-containing protein, whose amino-acid sequence is MDPKIQQIAETLDRLISLDVPARGIIAKLYGAAREKTGKPLTMAATDLLLQRVQPGDTVVIATGWVDQPVVAPDCGESDGPPGAVALARALRLAVKAAPVIVTDACLVEGVKIVARAAGFHCVAPEEIGHSVARDKLLTIAVLPFPVAAGEAESAAERLLDDLRPAACIAIERGGMNAAGVVHNMNGEDTGAGMAKLDYLFRAAGRRGIATIGIGDGGNEIGMANIAAAVRVQVPYGAKCQCPCGGGIAPATAVDVLVAAAISNWGGYALAALLGLRTGVPAAGPDAVREKKVLEATAAAGFHDPIGGGVYPGADGCGVHAHLAFVTLLRETVLHGEARL